tataaaccatgggtaaaagtgggtcaaatacATGGCCTATCATAGCTCCTCTCTTCAGATGCTTCGGAACCTTTTCCTTCCTCTTCCTCAAGGTTCGTCCCAGAATAGCCTGATCAACTTGAATAGGCTCTGGTGCATCTTCAGATTGCTCACTGATATTGTCTGTTGATGTCTCTGAAGGTTGAGATGGGTTTTTGAGTGCATTCAATCGTGCTACATTGATTTTGGGTAGTTGCACTCGGTAGCAGagaggtgctcgtcgatcgatgctggaaGGTGACTGTCGATCATCGGTTGAATCTCTCTGTCAATCGGCGACTGTCTCACTTTGTCGATCATATTTAGACATAAGGCTATGGGTGGATGAGGGTGATTAGCTGCGAAATCTTCATGGATCATGATTCGTACTGTCACGCATGATGCACATAATTATGTCGATTGATGTTGAATAGCAGGTATCGATCGGTGTTCTTCTGACTCCATCGGTCGATGTTCTTCTCTTGGCGTcggtcgacaccaatgtgaACTTTCGAAACTCATGGAGATTTCAACTTCGAAATCTCCGTCctgaagcttctcctccttaactacttgccagaaatcatatTCTATTCTGGCATTAACGTGGTACTTCAATGCTTCATCTCCTTTACCCTTGATGAAGGTCTCTTGCCTTTAACAGCTTCTCATGTCTAAACCACTTGTGTCTCCAACTTCTTCACATGTGcattcaaagtttcaaactttgtaTTCAACTCAGTGTAGACATCATCCATCTTCATATTGACATTCACTATCATATTCTGCCGACCTTCAAGAACTTGATCAATCATTGCTTCTATCCCGTTCTCTCGAGTCTGTGGTGGTACCCTCTGATAGAAAAAATTCCCATAGGTTATGTTGTTCTTGTTGTTGAAGTTGTTGCTGTAGGATTTCTGGTACTGTGAACTTTGGTTGAAGTTATTCCTCTATCTATTCACATAGAAGTTTTTGTATCCACTCTGATTTCTAGGCTTCTGATTCTGAAAATCGGTACCACTaatgaagttcacatcttctCTGAAATCCCCGTCACTGCTGAGATCTACAACTTCTGCATCTTCTGCAAAGTTAACCTGCTTCTTGAGAAGCTTctgaacactgtccagcttaGCGTTAACATCGTCCATCTCCTCCTTTCCTAGGGTGGCCTATTTTCtcctctcaaaatcaatgtTGGTGATATTGCTAGATGTCAAGTTCTTAATAAGTCTCACAGCCTCTTCTGGACTCCTAGTGTTGAACTTCCATTCACTAGATGTATCCACAGCCATATCATATGCCAGTGCGATGCCTCTAAAGAAAGTGCTAAGGAGCtgcacttcattgaatccatggtgtggacagtctctctgatatgACTTAAATTTGATCCAAGAACTTTTGAATGACTTTGTAGGCTCCtgtgtgaatgtagcaatcttacTGCTTAAGTCCTCAACTCGTGACTCATCAAATAAATTACGCAGGAATGCGTTCTTTATGTCAGTCCAGGAtgtaagagatcctggtggtagctTCTTAAGCCAACGCGGAGCATCTCGAGACATTGAGTACTTCAAGAGCTTGCAGAACAGATAGTTCTCAAGggctcactacaagaaaacgtggcCATAACGACCACGAATTACGACTACAATAGTGTCGTCGTAATGTGATATCATGTTTACGTCGACGTTACGACGAAGTATGATGTCGTCGTAAAGTAGGCGTAAATTTGCTACCAAatgtttttgtcgtaaattaGTCGTAAAGTAACGTCTTTTTAACGACGACCTAGTCGTAGAATTGCTACGAAAAGTCTTCATCGTAAGTTAGTGATAATTATACGACTAGATTACGACAACAtttggtttcgtcgtaaacacaTCGGTAAATTACGTCTATTTTACATCAAATATTTTCCATCTAATTAACGACCTTATTACGAGGAATGCAGTTGTAAATTAGTAGTAAAGTTTATGGTGACGTAAATTGGTCGTAACATTTCCACCTACCAAAATCGAATTTTTCTTGTAAATATGCTCTCCTCGCTCTCATTCTCAAATgcaaaaaaaaggttaaaaatgTCTCGAGATATCTATGAGCTTCGGAGTTGGATGTATGCACATAAAAATTATGTGGGAAGAGTGGCAAGTGATTTTCTCAACGGAGCAGAGACATTCATGTACCAGGCCGGAAATACATCTCTCACGcaagaaacatttaaaatgttatgtccctGTCGTAAATGCAAGAATACCAATTTTGCTCAGAGTGAAACAGTTTGGAAACATATAGTAAATAGAGGATTTACTCCACATTACTACATCTGGTTTCACCATGGAGAGGGTGATAATAGGAATGAATCTAGTAGTAGTAATCAGTTTGAAAATGTTGGTAACATAGATGAACCGAGTCATTTGCATTCTGAAATCCCTCTGGAGGatcagatggtagatcatgataggatgcatgatatAGTTACAGATGCATTTCGTGAAACTACATCAATAATAGAGGAAGTAGAAAATGTAGAAGGGCCTAACTTGTAGGCAAAAAGATTTTACGAAATGCTAGCTGCAGCAAATCAGCCAATTTACgaaggttgtagagaaggtctttctaaattatcattggcagctaggatgatgaatatcaaaactGATCATAACTTACCTGAAGTTTGTATGGATGTGTGGGCTGAGttttttaaagagtatttgccagaagataATTTGtgtgctgaatcttattatgagattcagaaacttgTTCATAGTCTTGGCttaccttcggagatgatagatgtgtGTATAGACAACTGTATGATCTACTGGAGGAAAGATGCAGAATTGTTGGAGTGTAAAttttgcaagaagccacgatataAACTAGAAGGACGTGGCGGAATAGGGTATCGTACCAGTGGATGTGGTACTTACCTATTACGGATAGACTGaagagattatatcaatctgaaaaGACTGCAGCAgcgatgagatggcatgccgaacATACTCAGAAGGAAGGCGATACCAATCACCcgtcagatgcaaaagcgtggaaacaCTTGAATTCAGTTCACAAAGATTTTGCAAGCAACATTCacaatgtttatcttggattatgcaCATATGGATTTAGTCCTTTTGGAATGTCTGGAAGACAATACTCGCTTCGGCCAGTCATCCTGACGCCATACAACCTTCCACCAGAGATGTGTATGGAAAGAGAATTTCTTTTCATGAGTATATTGATACTTGGGCCTAAGCATTTGAAGCGGTCTCTtaatgttttcctacaacctcTGATAGAAGAATTGAAGGAATTGTCGTCAACTGGGGCACAGACATATGATTGTTCAACGAAAACAAATTTTACAATACGAGAAGTTCTTCTGTGGACAATCAGTGACTTTCCTGCTTATGGGATATTATCAGAATGGACTACGCATGGGAGACTAGCTTGTCCTTATTATATGGAAAGCATATGTGCATTTCAGCTGAAGCATGGTAGGAAGACgtcttggtttgattgtcatcgtatATATCTTCCCATTAACCATCCGTACCGACGAAACAAGACATTGTTCAGGTCAAAAGTGGTTGTACGGGACACTGCACCACCTTATTTATCTGCAGAGGAAATCGAGAAAGATATTGATTACTATGGTTCAGAGGAAAAAGTCAGCAAATGAGGTAATTGGCATACTACTGCAAATATGGCTGATGATTACGGGACACATCATAattggcacaaaaagagtatattttgggaactTTCATACTGGAAGGATTAGCTTCTACGATACaatcttgatgtgatgcatatagagaagaccTTTTTTGATAACATCATCAATACATTATTGAACGTCAccgggaagacaaaagataacaagaacTCAAGGTTGGATTTGCATGCATTATGTTCTAGGAGTGAGCTGCATATTAAAGACGATGGGAAAATTCTGGTTCCCATTTTCACATTGTCAGAAGAAGCAAAAGCGGCGTTGTTCAAGTGGGTGACCTCAAATGTGAAGTTTTCAGATGGATACATATCAAATCTATCAAGAAGTGTTGAACAGGGGCAGAAATTTTcagggatgaagagtcatgactGTCAtttgtttatgcaacgacttctaccatttgcatttgcggagttGCTTCCAAAAAATGTTCACGAAGAACTTGCACGTAACAAACACTTCTTAATTAATGtagaaaacataaatacataatttatcTTATTAATTATGTTTGCACATGTTATTTGCAGGTATTGGAGCTTTTTTTAGAGATCTAAGCTCATGTACCTTAAATGAAAAGGTCATCAGACAACTTGATAAGAATATCGTGATCTTAATGTGCAATATGGAGAAAaaatttcctccatcattttttgacgtcatggaacATCTAGTTGTCCAACTCCCGTATGAGGCATTGTTTCGTGGACCGGTGCATAATGGATGGATGTATCCTTACGAGCAATCCATGAAACATTCGAAAGGGAAAGCAAAAAATCTTGCAATGGTAGAAGGTTCAATTGTTGCTGGGAGTTTGAATGAGGAAACATCTCACTTCACCTCGTACTACTTTGGGTCACAAGTCCGAATACGAAAAAGGGATCCAAccagatatgatgatggtgatgttATGCCGAGATATGTGGTTGAAGATGTTCCAGACATATTCTGTCAGATTGGACGTCTATGTGGGAAACTAAAAGAAGTTTGGTGGTCGAGTACATAAGACGTTCACAGCGCCCACACATATATACTCCTTAACTGCGAGGAGATGCAGTTATTCGAAAGGTacaaattaaaattgttttcactctatatttatacttattgtaatattatactattaattaataatgatCAATTGCTAAAACAGGGATTTTGTGGCTCAAGCTAAAGAAGCTATACCTGGAATATCAACTAATGATCTCAATAAACGAAAAGACCAACACTTTGTGAAGTGGTTAAAAACGTAGGTATAAATCACATTCattacaaatataattaataagttAATATGTTAGTTATATTATGACATATTAATGATGTAAATTataggttgattatgatgatCCACATTACAGTCCGTGGGTTCATGAATTGATACAAGGTCCCGTCGctaaggtcaccacatcacctatgtaatTCACACGAGGTTACACTTTTCACACTTACGAGTATGGAAGTCGTCGAGCAACGgttaactatggaatatgtgtgaaaagtgaAACAGATTTCTATGGGATCTTACAAGAGATCATCGAAGTGGAATTCCCTGGTTTAGTGAAGATGAAATGTGTCATCTTCAAATGTGACTGGTTCGACCCCACCGAGAATAGAGGTGTTCGGTATAGCAAGTTTGGAGTTGTGGATATCAATGCTACACGGAGGTACAACATTAACCGTGTAGTAGATGGCTTGCTTGCATTCATATATGTTCTTAAATGATCCGCGagctaaacataaataagttactcatcgattgtcttcattcatataTGTTCTTATTGCTTGCAATATTCTGATAGGTTAATGCTTGAACCTAGGTTTATTATACTCATTAACCGTGTAGTAGATGGCTTGACATGATATGAATGAGCTTTGCATCCCTAACCAGCaaaagtagatgttagggtgttttgtgagcatatcggacttgatcttaaTGTTTGTCATCACGTCTCagtccaaacgagagtttaggtactTAGATCAATTGACAAAAGGTGAAACACCACAACAGTGGGCGTATCTATCTtaagtgatccgagttctagactagTGCTAaattgaacttgaataattgtttggctcgcacttgtttaacacccgatcaaaccaccctaggctaccATTCTCTTTAATTTGAAAACCTTAAAATCAACTTGTTACTTGCTTGTCACGATACCCCAATCTTGAAATACCCCTTTTTGTTTTAGCTTaatattgatcccataaagataaagtgtatccgttggtctctgtggatttgatcctaAAGTgatacatcgacataccattcgattgtggtagtgtacacattaggttaattggtgtgtgtatacacgtaatatcagcTACTCTAAAACACATGCATTAATAGCAACTCTTTGAAGGATATTTATCaccttagcaattctatattttgggctaatccctcataaccaatttaaaccctaaatctaacaggtgaattactcagacatagcaaagtaAATCATAAGCATAAACTgaataaaatgcataaataGATAGAGTTAGAAATActggagttccaatacaaatctctgaaggaatcttggatcttctctccaaactactAAGAAACCCTATGTATTGTTTGCTATAAAAAGTAGAAAGTATGAAAGCGTGTATTGTTtagaacaatggcagagcacatACATATTAGTTTAAAAGTCGACCAGGGGTATTTCTCTAAATGTGTTGTGACTTGGAATTTAAGTCGGCTGAAAACCTAGCTGGGttttgcgcgcttcgctgtcgatcgacagcaacaGCACATGatgtgcgtcgatcgatgtttgactCTGATCGTGGACCTTCAGACAGGTACGATGGTCAGCTACGAGCTTCCTCTTATTTTATCTCTAAAATGCACTCAAATTATCACTTTTCTCAAAAACACTCATGGACCTGTAAATGTGCTAAAAAGACTTCAAAACATAATAAGTAGTTCCTAAAACACCTATGGTTAAAAGTgtgtaaaatccatggtatatcaaaaAGTTACTTCTTCTCAGCCAAGTTTTTGGCACAAAGAAGTGTCTCGAAAAGTTGATCTGAAAGGGTTTGTAAGAGCATAAAGAGATCATGGATCAAATGACCCAGAATGAAGCAAAGTATGAGAAAGATATCAACGACATGGAAGTCAACGATACTGAAAATAGCGACTATGTCGTCTCCCCTCTCCTGGACAATCCCGCTTCCGAGATTCCTGCACCAGTTGTTGGAGACCAGTTTGGTAAGAATGCTACTCTGATGTCAACATAGGCTCTCATTGATCTTCATCCACCTGAGCCCGAGGATTCTACCATTGAAGTCCAAGTTCAAGATCAAACTGGAGTGGATCAGCGGGTGAGTGCAAAACTGACTCTAAGGAAAAGCTCCTCAAGAGAAGATttcgaagaagaaaacgagaaCCCAAACGAGCAGGCCGCCCATGGTCGTGGTGAACAGGGTATAGACGATCCTCCTAATGAATTCATCAAGAAGTATCCCTAGCAGGGAGACAGAGACCAGTAgacttaatgttttttttaatctgtaaCGAGCTTTCGTCGTCGGTTCGCACCAGACGATGGACGGTGGGGCAGCTGCCTCTTGATCTTTTGGTCGATCGACTTTAGGTCAATTCTGAGACTTTTTGATggttctttttttctcttgatCCAACTTTTCTTATTTTCGCGGTTTTCTGTTGTGGATTATCCGGGATCACTACCCCATTGTTGAATGCCAATAAGAGTTTATCTTGGAGCTGTTTTTTGCACTCTTTGGTGTcatgtattttttgtttatggTAGTTTTGAAAGTGTGTCTGTCCCATGTATATGTTGAACGCGGTCGTGTGATCGCTACGGTCAGTCTTTTGAGAAGGTTGGGACTCTCAACTTGTATGTGTGGTGAACTTTTATGTCGGTGATCTTCTTTGTAAAAGAATTCTTGGACATTTTGGCAAGAGCGTTTCGGCGAGGACACCTTTTATATTGGGAGCTGAACTCGTTACTTTGTGGATCTTTGAGGTGATATCTTGCATCATGCCCTATAGAACGATGATTTGTTGGTTTGTTGCTTGATCGGCCTCTGAGCCATAGAGTTGTTTGTTTGAAAATGTCACTTTCTCGTTGTTTCAGGCTCGGCTACGGCAGCGGCGATCGTTCGTTACTTTCTTTGCAGCGTCTTGTTGAGTAAGGCGCTCCATCATATCTTTCATCTTGGCCATCATGGTGGCGAGATTTGTTATAAGCGGGGCAATCCCTGAGTCCGTTAGATCATCTCCGAACATCTTTTATCTTTCTTGGTGTTGCTTTTGGGTCCCCACATACTGCACCAATGTTTAATCTGAATTCGTCACGTACGAGTTGAAGGCATGAATTCGATGATGAGTTATTTGAAAGACGTTTATTGATCGATTGAAAGCCAATTACAATATAAAAACTAAGAACTTGTGAAAGAGGATCAACTCGACAAGAGCAAGGTAATTATGAAAAACTTTAATCTTGTGTCGAATTGCATGTGTTTGTGAATGTCTCATCTCGGCCATCGGTCTACTCCGTTATAGTCGacttgtttccttttttctttaagTCGGCATATTTCTTTGATCGCTTTTAAATCGCTTGGATCGGGTTATGTTTACTCGATGTACCTTGTCCGAGCGATATAACCCAATCTCAAACAAGTTTCTATAAAATTCTTCATCTAGACTTTTGGTTTTTGTgcacacatttttttttctttttgttcaatcTAGGTTATCTCAAATCTAATAATAAATCTTACTAAATCAAAGCCAAGTGAAATAACTCTAATCTACCTTTTTTATAACACCAAACTCTAATGTACAAAACACTGAAAAATGGTTTTTCTAATAAACCCGGGTCTGTCACCAGTTCAGACTGTTTTTACCGGGTTTTCGCTGGTATTACTGATCCAATTAAATCCAGTTTTAGTACCGACCTGAACTCAGTTAAATGAAAGAATCATAGTTGGACCGGTCCAGTTTACAAAACACTATTAGGCCTTGATTGGTAGAGCATTAGCATTAGCATAATGCTCTACATTATCCAATCAACAATTGTTAGAAAAGTATTTAGAGAAGCATTTACTAAATGCAAATGCTCTCTGGCCAATGCTTTCACATGAAGCTTTTATAAGAGCATTTGCatctataatttataaaattaaggaaaatatataattaattaatttattttatttaataatatcataaaattatttttatatccagaaaatataattttgatttctaaaattaatttataataaaaatattttttttaaatagtttttcacgtttaaaatatataatttaattttatataatttaatttattttaaatgtgaaatattattttaaaatatatatattttaattatgaaatttatttttaaataatatttttcgatataaacataatttttaaatttttaaataaaataaattaattatatatctttttaattttatatgttaatatatttatatatatatatatatattagaaatatattcattaaaaataaatatattaatatactaattaaaaataaatatattatatattatatactaatttttataataattttaaatagtatacTGATACTGCTCTACCAATCATCATATTAAACAGTTAGCAAAAACATATATGTCCTGCAGCATACTGCTCTGCCAATGCCTTAAAAGAGCATACTGCTCTGCCAATCAGGGGCTTTTACTCTCAGATGCTTTCTCAAGTAAACCGAAGGTACGTAAATGCCTATATTGGTACCTTGGTCTGTGACTGTATGTTTCTTACCAGTAATTTAAAAAAGCTTTCTTGTCaaataaaacatttactttACACAAACTCGTTACAATGATGTAAACAAACAAGTAAACCTGAATGAATCAAAATCTTGATTGATCTTTTCTTAGGCTTTTTTAATAGTGTAATTGGCTTAAACCGGAGACTATAACCATGCTATACCAGTTCCAGTTCTGCTTCTAAATGTTGCTGCATCAGATATCTCAACCTGTAATTTATCTGGAAGCAACATTGCCTGAAGACTCTGAGCTATCTTCACCAACTCTTATCGACACAGACTCATCTCTTGTTCTTAAATCTTCGTTAACACGGCTTGAGAATTCCCAGCTACTTCCTCTCCTTCCCCTGCTCGACTCTCTTGAATGCATAATCCCACGCCCTTCAGATTCTTCTGGTGGAAGCATTCTGCTCAAATCCCTCGATGTAACCGTTGTTTCCATGTCCTTTTCCAAGTCACCGAGCTCTTCTTCTACCGTCTCGTGCCACACAGGTTTTCTCCCCATCTCTATGTCGTGGGAAACTTTCTGCAAGCTCGGGCTTGACATGGGTCCGTTTACTATCCTTGGTGGGATCGCTGGCTCCTTTGGTACCTTTTCTCTGAAACTGTTCTTAGATAAGGGAACCTTTGTGCAGAACACTTCCATGAAGTTCCCAACTATCCCTTTGTTGAAAGGGTTCTCATGTCTATCATACCGATACCTAAAGTTTTCGTAAGTTGACTGCAAAACCCACAACAGAAAGCGAATGTTAGCAAGAAGCTACATTATTCAAACGGTTTTGTAATGAAACAAGAGCTTTACCTGATTGGTACTGATTAGGTACAAGTGGAAACCAGTAAGCCCACCAACGAACCAGACAGAGACGAAAGAGTAGAGTATTAGGGCGATGGAAGCAGGAGTCTTGATAAGCGACTTCCAGATGCTTATCTTCTCACCATCCATTATCCTCTTTACGTAGATCCAGCAAAACACATGGATATAAATGCAGAGAAGAGCCGAACACAATACAAACATGAAGTAGAACCTGTAGTTTCTCTGcattttaaacaaaagataataagCGTTTTCAGAGATATAACAAAGACGA
The window above is part of the Brassica napus cultivar Da-Ae chromosome C3, Da-Ae, whole genome shotgun sequence genome. Proteins encoded here:
- the LOC106387820 gene encoding probable protein S-acyltransferase 5, with translation MLPSQPQDRHLGAPGPSGGCGGGDELIRTYKGWKGDNVFCFGGRLVFGPDARTILITIFLITAPVTIFCVFVGRKFIDDYPHHRGVSILAIAAGLNLLDLVFLSLTSGRDPGIIPRNLYPPEAESIESNGEPRLAHTPTQTRLPRTKEMIVNGITVKIKYCDTCMLYRPPRASHCSMCDNCVEKFDHHCPWLGQCIGLRNYRFYFMFVLCSALLCIYIHVFCWIYVKRIMDGEKISIWKSLIKTPASIALILYSFVSVWFVGGLTGFHLYLISTNQSTYENFRYRYDRHENPFNKGIVGNFMEVFCTKVPLSKNSFREKVPKEPAIPPRIVNGPMSSPSLQKVSHDIEMGRKPVWHETVEEELGDLEKDMETTVTSRDLSRMLPPEESEGRGIMHSRESSRGRRGSSWEFSSRVNEDLRTRDESVSIRVGEDSSESSGNVASR